One genomic window of Glycine soja cultivar W05 chromosome 9, ASM419377v2, whole genome shotgun sequence includes the following:
- the LOC114425194 gene encoding 50S ribosomal protein L5, chloroplastic-like translates to MATAPSLLHSSGSSFFSQFRAFQFSSSLLFPHSNKHGNALVSVKASVSGVVLVEKSEAEKANRLKTAYTEKIIPLLMEEFSYTNKHQVPKIEKIVVNCGIGDAAQNAKGLDAAISDLALITGQRPIKTRARASLATFKIREGQPLGISVTLRGNMMYSFLDRVVNLGLPRTRDFQGVNPNSFDGHGNYSIGIKDQGVFPEIRADVVGKPRGMDICIATTAKTDQEAHKLLALMGMPFREGSGPATTIRKKKLKSHHFDAKSKGRGRK, encoded by the exons ATGGCCACCGCTCCTTCGCTTCTACACTCATCTGGGTCCTCTTTCTTCTCTCAATTTCGTGCCTTtcaattctcttcttctttgctGTTCCCTCATAGTAACAAGCATGGGAATGCACTGGTCTCTGTGAAGGCctctgtttctggggttgtgtTGGTGGAGAAGTCTGAGGCAGAGAAGGCCAATAGGCTCAAAACAGCTTACACTGAGAAAATTATTCCCTTGCTCATGGAAGAGTTCTCCTACACCAACAAACACCAG GTGCCTAAAATTGAGAAGATTGTGGTGAACTGTGGTATCGGAGATGCTGCACAAAATGCAAAGGGTTTGGACGCGGCAATAAGTGATCTAGCACTGATCACAGGGCAGAGACCTATTAAGACTCGGGCCAGGGCTTCTCTTGCCACCTTTAAGATCAGGGAAGGTCAACCACTTGGGATTTCTGTGACACTAAGAGGAAAT ATGATGTACTCATTCCTAGACCGAGTTGTCAACTTGGGACTTCCTAGGACAAGAGATTTCCAAGGTGTGAACCCCAACAGCTTTGATGGGCATGGGAACTACAGCATTGGCATTAAGGACCAGGGTGTCTTCCCAGAGATCAGAGCTGATGTTGTTGGTAAGCCTCGGGGAATGGATATCTGCATCGCAACAACAGCTAAAACCGACCAAGAAGCACACAAATTGTTGGCTCTTATGGGTATGCCCTTCAGAGAGGGAAGTGGTCCCGCCACCACAATTCGGAAAAAGAAGCTCAAGTCTCATCATTTTGATGCAAAATCAAAGGGAAGAGGAAGGAAGTGA
- the LOC114425195 gene encoding CAAX prenyl protease 1 homolog: MAFPYMEAVVGFMILMYIFETYLDVRQHRALKLPTLPKTLEGVISQEKFEKSRAYSLDKSHFHFVHEFVTIVTDSTILYFGVLPWFWKKSGDFMTIAGFNAENEILHTLAFLAGLMIWSQITDLPFSLYSTFVIEARHGFNKQTPWLFFRDMLKGIFLSVIIGPPIVAAIIVIVQKGGPYLAIYLWVFTFGLSIVMMTLYPVLIAPLFNKFTPLPDGQLREKIEKLASSLNYPLKKLFVVDGSTRSSHSNAYMYGFFKNKRIVLYDTLIQQCKDDEEIVAVIAHELGHWKLNHTVYTFVAMQILTLLQFGGYTLVRNSADLYRSFGFDTQPVLIGLIIFQHTVIPLQQLVSFGLNLVSRSFEFQADGFAKKLGYASGLRGGLVKLQEENLSAMNTDPWYSAYHYSHPPLVERLAVLDEPDKKED; encoded by the exons ATGGCGTTTCCCTACATGGAAGCCGTTGTCG GATTTATGATATTAATGTACATTTTTGAAACTTACTTGGATGTGCGACAACATAGGGCCCTCAAACTTCCTACTCTTCCAAAGACTTTAGAAGGTGTTATCAGCCAAGAGAAATTTGAGAAATCTAGAGCCTATAGTCTTGATAAAAG CCACTTCCATTTTGTTCACGAGTTTGTGACAATAGTGACAGACTCTACAATTTTGTACTTTGGGGTATTGCCCTGGTTTTGGAAG AAATCAGGAGATTTTATGACAATAGCTGGTTTCAATGCTGAGAATGAAATACTGCATACCCTTGCCTTCTTAGCAGGGCTGATGATTTGGTCACAG ATAACAGATTTGCCCTTTTCTCTGTACTCAACTTTTGTGATTGAGGCCCGTCATGGTTTTAATAAG CAAACACCATGGTTATTCTTTAGGGACATGCTTAAAGGAATTTTCCTTTCTGTAATAATTGGTCCACCTATTGTGGCTGCAATCATTGTAATAGTACAG AAAGGAGGTCCATACTTGGCCATCTATCTTTGGGTTTTTACGTTTGGTCTTTCTATTGTGATGATGACCCTTTATCCAGTACTAATAGCTCCACTCTTCAATAAGTTCACTCCA CTTCCAGATGGTCAACTCAGGGAGAAAATCGAGAAACTTGCTTCCTCCCTCAACTATCCGTTAAAGAAACTATTTGTTGTCGATGGATCCACAAGATCAAGTCACAGCAAT GCCTATATGTATGGATTCTTCAAGAACAAGAGGATTGTCCTTTATGACACATTAATTCAACAG TGCAAAGACGATGAGGAAATTGTTGCTGTTATTGCCCATGAGTTGGGACACTGGAAGCTCAACCATACTGTGTACACATTTGTTGCTATGCAG ATTCTTACACTTCTACAATTTGGAGGATATACACTAGTGCGAAATTCAGCTGATCTGTATCGAAGCTTTGGGTTTGATACGCAGCCAGTCCTCATTGGGCTCATCATATTTCAG CATACTGTAATCCCACTTCAGCAATTGGTCAGCTTTGGTCTGAACCTAGTCagccgatcatttgaatttcag GCTGATGGCTTTGCCAAGAAGCTTGGATATGCATCTGGATTACGCGGTGGTCTTGTGAAACTACAG GAGGAGAATCTGTCAGCTATGAATACAGATCCTTGGTACTCTGCTTATCACTATTCTCATCCTCCCCTTGTTGAAAGATTGGCTGTGCTGGACGAACCGGATAAGAAGGAAGACTAA